The following DNA comes from Pseudophryne corroboree isolate aPseCor3 chromosome 8, aPseCor3.hap2, whole genome shotgun sequence.
CCACATATAACACAGGACATGGGGATTCTAACATAGGAGACCCATGCAGAAATATTAACAGTTATGTATATCCCAGAGCCTCCAAATATAATACCCCAACATTTATAAAACATTGTCGTCATTAGAATAAACTTGTGTATCGCTAAGCCCTGATAAAGTGCAGTAAAATAAAGTTTCAGCTCTTATTGATTTATTAATTACCTCATTTAGTTAATGAAAAACTTTAACCTTTCTTTATGGCCAACACACTTCATATAATGAAAAGTCTACAAGAGACTATAGAGATCATAGAGTCGCTGAGGACAATGAAGGTACAGCATTTGCTCTCCTCAGAAATGTTTTATAGGCTTAGATAGATCATGGTTGTTGTTTGGTGTCTTGATTTTTAGACTATAAGATTGTATTATGCTTTTTGCGACACCATAGAACATTTTGTCTGATGTGAATTACGTTTACTAACTGTCttcttttctgtattttttttttatcccacaATTTCTATTTCTTTCTTTTCCACGTGTTTCGGTTTCTGCTTCTCTTCAGCTAATCTTTTTTCCTTAATTATTCTTTCTGTATTCATGATTTTCAGATAGTTTTCATGGGAACATTTCTTCACCTGCTAATGCTGTAACTTCTCCGATCACCCTTCCTATGTCTCTTCTTTCCATGATTCCTAGATTCTACCTGATGATGTCCCTACATCTGAAGTTACTATTCTTACTACTCTTTATGTCCTTGGCGATTCTCTATCTCTCTCAGATTCTCTCCAGCAGACCTCCCTCATACTCCTACTCCCGATCTGCCTCTCAGAAACAAGACACTGTGCATGTCCTTGTTGTCTCTTCTTGGAGATCCGGTTCCTCTTTCCTTGGGCAGATCTTTAACCACCACAATGACGTCTTTTACCTCTTCGAGCCTGGACATCCCACCTGGATGAAGTTCCAACAAGAGAGCGCGGAGCTACTGCATTATCCTGTGAGAGATCTCCTGCGTTCCCTCTTCACCTGCGATGTGTCACCCCTTCAGCATTATCTTCCCAATGGTGGAAAGCGTGTTTCTGAGTTTCGTTTCTTTGCAGAAAGTCGGGCTCTCTGCACCCCTCCAGCTTGCTCGGCCTTTATCCCCTCTGAAGGCTATGACCGCCTCAGCTGTTTCCAACGTTGCAGAAACACTTCCTTTGATAAAATGGCGGAGATATGTCGGACTTACAGCCATGTGGTGATGAAAACCGTTCGGATCCTGGATCTTTCTGTTCTTCTTCCCCTTTTTAGAGACCCAGCCCTTGATCTGCGAATTCTTCATCTTGTGAGAGACCCTCGAGCCGTTGCCTTATCAAGGAAATCCTTCTCTCTTCGAATTGAGGACAAGATAGttttaaaaaatgaaataaatttaACAATAACTAATATAACGACAAGTAAGGTCATGGAAAAGATCTGTAAGTCCCAGGTGGCCATTAATAAACTGGCCAGAACATCTCAGACCTTGCGTGGGCGCTATATGGCCATACGTCATGAGGACTTGACCAGCAAACCGGTCCAAAGTCTAGAACAAATTTACAAGTTCTCCGGACTCCCTCTGACTAAAGAGCTGAAAGAATGGATTTACAATGTTACCCATGAGGAGATTAAAGATAAAAATGGTTTCATGACTTTCTCAAAAATGTCCTCAAAGGTTAACCAAAGGTGGAGAACTGCTCTGGACTTTGGCTTGGTGCAGCAGATCCAACATAGCTGTGAGCCGGCGATGGAGGTGTTTGGTTACCTGCCAGCAAAAACCAAGAATGAGCAGAAAAATATAACTGTTCAATTAATAAATAATGAATGGTGTCAACGGGACAATCAACCAAGCAATCGGGTATGACTTTGTACAGGACAGAAAGGAAATAGGCAAAATGTATGCAGGTCACATAAAAACGCAGTTCAGATGCTATTTATGTAACTTATTTTTAGTagctaagattattattattatttgaaccTTTGATCCTGGTTGTGTGGAAAGAACTATTAAGTTTGtggaaaacataaaaaaacaaaacaaacaaacacatccaTAGTTGGACCCTGAATTTACTCTACGGTGGAGTGAACCAGCGTTTACAGTGACCCAAAAAAGGTAAACACAGTTCTGTAAACTACATATAGTGCAGCTGTTCTACGCACATTATACACAGCTGAAATAAGTGTTAGATAATTTAAAAGTCATCTTGTGATCTACGCGACCTGTGATAGGATCTGTTATAGTGAGTAAATTGTATACATATAAAATATGTGTTATTCACAAAATTAAAATATAAGCTAAGCAGCTGTGGTAATAAACATTATATATAAGAGAGTGATGTGAGATGGCAGGATATGTAAATATGTTTTGATAACTATATATAATATAGGATATGTAAATATGTATGCCTGAAGAAGAGCGTGTAAAGTTTGTATGCAGTGGTACACAGTTGAGATAAAAATGTTTTTGTGTCCTATTTTTTGTTTTAACTTCTCTTTTGTCTTTTGCTGTCAGTGTACTCTGAGATGTGTTAATGGTTAAGgaagggtggtgggggggggggacaggtcaGGATAAGGGGACCCCTATGTAGTAAAACGAAAAGCATGGCGTTGGTTTGACCTGGAAATATGAAAAAGCAATAATACTACAATCAAGACACAACAGACTGACTAGTACGGGGAAACTATTACAGAGGCAGTCAGGCCAATTCTATCacaaaaatacattttatttaccACGTACTGTATCTGCTGTACAATATAACACGCCTGATATACCaaccactatacacaggtcacactgatgtcACACACCTGGGACAccaatcactatacacaggtcacactgatatcacaactctgacacacactgatcactacacacagaTCACACATCTGGTACACACTGATCTCTACATAGGACACGGTGATATCTCACAgctgatatacactgatcactatacacatatCACAAACCTGGTACACACTGGTCACTACACAAGACACGCTGATATTAGACACCATCAGATACACACTCACCACCACACAGGACACACTGatattacacactgatcactacacaggACACAatgacatagccagattaaggtggtagggtgtgtgtgcaggggatactgtaccctgggcccccctcttcCAGGGGGCCCCCAACCTGAGCTCACTGACataactagctctccctcttgtgcagcagtagAATCAGGCAGCCGGaaagtgagcaggacagtatgcagtgtaggCAGAGATACATTAGTATCATTTGTCATGATGGAACTTCCTGACCAGAAGAGAGATAGGAGGCGGCagaaagctgtaagtgacccagggatcccatctTCTCCTCCTCTCTGTCTTGGTGTCTGGGCCCCttgtcctgtgtaacttgttatctaatgagagccttTGGGTCTAGAAAGAGAGACACATAGAGagttctcctgagtcctgtcccagtgtgtaagtagtacagaagctgctgcttttcttgcatgtgacaaaataaattatatattttatatttctatgtgtattttaaggttgtttcatttgtctttgtttcactacaaaaaaactataaaaaaatagttgtctctcaattaggtggagctataaacaatacccaggcattattaaactattagtctaAATCAGGTTGGGTAGAATTTGCCGgcggtatacttaccttcccccagtggacccctaaccataaccctccctacccgTAGCCTAAGCCAATCCCTCTCTaccctgcagcctaattctaacactccccggtggtgcctgaacctaaccccacCTTCCCGCAGCTTTAACCTAacccctcctttcctgcagcctaaacctaacgctccccacccgcagcctaaccctaaccctcccctctccacagcctaaccctaaccctccccccacagcctaaacctaacttcccaccCGAGGCTTACCTCACCTGGCGGCTGGCGTACGATAGTtcgagatcccggtggtcaggattccggagaCAGCCTTATGACTctatttgggatgccggtgtcatcATTCCGAGTAGTGTCGGAATAGTGGTgttggtacagatggagccatcttcgtCTTTACCTTTAACAGgaataactgagccagggcagtcagacttaatcccctgctgctgtaatgacttaatcccctgctgtattgttctctgtattgtattgcaattgagaacaatagattaaaggtttatgctaataaaccttggtgcccctacagatggagcctcgctcatctagggttctctgctgtgcctaggtgcaccaagactTATTAGCATAAGActtttatctattgttctcagctgcaatacaatacagagagaacaatacagcaggggattaagtcattacagcaggggattaagtccgacagccctggtttaattaatcctattaaagggatagatgagcatggctccatctgtgtatCCACTGCCGGAATCCCGATCTTGCCCGGATCCCAGTAAGAGCtaaaatacaccattggtttaaatgtaatatacacaatccatacctcacaccatgacccattccaggagggataaaatgctctctaccgggaattccctcttactttatgattgccatcacctgtggtgaaacacctttcttatcaattaaatagttcagcacaggtgacgccaatcatatattaagaaggaagtccaggtaacgagcattttgtccctcctggattgggtcatgttgggaagggtatctggtctctaggtcgacagtgtctaggtcgaccactattggtcgacagtagctagatcgacagggtctctaggtcgacatgttctaggtcaaaagggggacatgagtttttcaaaaaattttcttttttaactttttcatactttacgatccacgtggactacgagtgggaatggtaacgagcgaagcgagccatgtgaggggacacggtgcactaattggggttcccggtcactgtatggtgaaaacaacaccaaaaaaagatttaaaaactcatgtggaccttttgacctgtcgacccagaatccctgtcgatctagttactgtcgaccaatagtggtcgacctagtcactgtcaacctaagtgtggtcgaccttcaataacaCACCCATTGGGAAGTATGCACAAACTAATATTCCTCCCCTTTCTGCCCCCGGGCCCCTCTGTGTTAAGTACCCCGGGCACCCCCGTCTTAAGTGCCCCGGACCCCCACAAGGGTCAATCCGGACCggcacactgatatcacactgatACACAATGCTCACTATACACAGATCACAAGCCTgagtcacactgttaactacacagGACAcactatcacacacctgatacacactactCACTATACACAGATCAAACCTGggtcacactgatcactacacaggacacactgatatcacacacagaTCACAAGCCTGagtcacactgatcactacacaggacacactgatatcacacacagaTCACAAGCCTGagtcacactgatcactacacaggacacactgatatcacacacagaTCACAAGCCTGagtcacactgatcactacacactgatatcacacacagaTCACAAGCCTGagtcacactgatcactacacagggcacactgatatcacacacctgatacaggggtggtct
Coding sequences within:
- the LOC134947959 gene encoding carbohydrate sulfotransferase 6-like gives rise to the protein MIPRFYLMMSLHLKLLFLLLFMSLAILYLSQILSSRPPSYSYSRSASQKQDTVHVLVVSSWRSGSSFLGQIFNHHNDVFYLFEPGHPTWMKFQQESAELLHYPVRDLLRSLFTCDVSPLQHYLPNGGKRVSEFRFFAESRALCTPPACSAFIPSEGYDRLSCFQRCRNTSFDKMAEICRTYSHVVMKTVRILDLSVLLPLFRDPALDLRILHLVRDPRAVALSRKSFSLRIEDKIVLKNEINLTITNITTSKVMEKICKSQVAINKLARTSQTLRGRYMAIRHEDLTSKPVQSLEQIYKFSGLPLTKELKEWIYNVTHEEIKDKNGFMTFSKMSSKVNQRWRTALDFGLVQQIQHSCEPAMEVFGYLPAKTKNEQKNITVQLINNEWCQRDNQPSNRV